A stretch of the Rhinoderma darwinii isolate aRhiDar2 chromosome 3, aRhiDar2.hap1, whole genome shotgun sequence genome encodes the following:
- the LOC142750706 gene encoding olfactory receptor 5AP2-like translates to MNVKKKEHDENNLTAVTEFFLLAFQASQDLQILLYCLLLLVYCGTLCGNLLIITLVAISKNLHTPMYFFISQLSISDILLTTTIVPNTLHILLSNGGAITFINCLTQFYFFSVFEVFECFLLTVMSYDRYVAICNPLRYTTIMTSRRCVILATISWFLGFFIILINIITTSELRFCGPNVIDHFYCDLVPLLELSCSDTFIIQLEIYLQSIPIIIIPITIIVMSYTYIILAILRIPSSIGRQKAFSTCSSHLIVVSIYYSTLFSVYIFPTKGQTVTISKILSLPYTVITPFINPIIYSLRNKDIKKVVQETLHKHQSRGEIYFFFVRKSFLYLLFL, encoded by the exons atGAATGTGAAGAAGAAAGAACATGAT GAGAACAATCTGACGGCGGTCACTGAGTTTTTCCTCTTAGCTTTTCAAGCCAGTCAAGATCTACAAATCTTACTTTACTGTCTTCTCCTGCTGGTTTACTGTGGGACATTATGTGGGAACCTCCTGATCATCACCCTGGTGGCCATCAGCAAGAACCTCCACACTCCAATGTACTTCTTCATCTCACAACTGTCCATCAGTGACATCTTGTTAACCACAACTATTGTTCCCAACACGCTCCATATTCTACTGAGTAATGGGGgggccataacttttattaactgtttgactcagttttattttttcagtgtctTTGAAGTATTTGAGTGTTTTCTTCTCACAGTGATGTCCtatgacagatatgtggccatctgTAACCCCCTCCGTTACACCACTATCATGACTAGTAGACGTTGCGTAATATTGGCCACGATCTCTTGGTTTCTTGGATTTTTCATTATTTTGATTAACATTATAACAACATCAGAACTACGTTTCTGTGGACCAAATGTCATTGACCATTTCTACTGTGATCTTGTTCCCTTACTAGAACTTTCCTGTTCTGATACCTTCATTATTCAGCTGGAAATTTATTTACAGAGCATTCCCATTATAATAATCCCAATCACAATCATTGTAATGTCTTATACTTACATCATTCTAGCAATCTTAAGGATTCCGTCCAGTATTGGTAGacagaaagccttctccacctgtagctcccacctcatTGTGGTCTCCATATATTACTCGACATTGTTCAGTGTTTATATTTTCCCAACCAAAGGACAAACAGTCACCATAAGCAAAATCTTATCACTGCCCTACACTGTGATTACTCCTTTCATAAACCCCATTATATACAGTCTACGGAATAAAGACATTAAGAAAGTCGTTCAGGAAACACTTCATAAGCAT